The following coding sequences are from one Streptomyces sp. NBC_01232 window:
- a CDS encoding VOC family protein — MTVPKTTVLVLDSAEPELLARFYSELLGATNGPAPGDEDLLLVTGRTGVVLGVRRDPDHVPPSWPLPEGSQQAHLCVLVEERFLDEAEREAVTLGARPVAAEDDGSLPGSRTTLRRYADPAGHGFVLSAVPDSRARTDSAG, encoded by the coding sequence ATGACCGTACCCAAGACAACCGTTCTCGTCCTGGACAGTGCCGAGCCCGAGCTGCTGGCACGGTTCTACTCCGAACTGCTCGGTGCCACGAACGGACCGGCCCCGGGTGACGAGGACCTGCTCCTCGTCACCGGCCGCACGGGCGTGGTACTCGGCGTCCGCCGCGACCCCGACCACGTCCCGCCGAGCTGGCCGCTACCGGAGGGTTCCCAACAGGCCCATCTGTGCGTCCTCGTGGAGGAGCGGTTCCTCGACGAGGCCGAGCGCGAGGCCGTGACCCTCGGGGCCCGGCCGGTGGCCGCGGAGGACGACGGCAGCCTGCCGGGCAGCCGGACCACTCTGCGCCGTTACGCCGACCCGGCCGGCCACGGGTTCGTCCTCTCCGCGGTTCCCGACAGCCGCGCCCGCACGGACTCCGCGGGCTGA
- a CDS encoding FAD-dependent oxidoreductase: MTVTVGGGLPGGQYDVTVVGAGVVGSAVARELARLPLRIALVDAADDVGEGTSKANTAILHTGFDAVPGSLESRLVREGQRLLSAYAAESGIPVEPLGALLVAWDEEQRAALAGLADKAVRNGYRAARIALPEEVRAREPELGPGVLGALDVPGESVICPWTTTLAYATQAVRSGVDLHLNCRVLDAISGDVHTLTTSRGPLRTRYLVNAAGLYADAIDRLLGHADFTVTPRRGQLIVFDEFARGLVRHILLPVPGALGKGVLVSPTVYGKVMLGPTAEDLDDKTDTGSTAAGLAVLREKGRRILPALLDEEVTAVYAGLRAATGDEDYAIRSHPAQRYVTVGGIRSTGLTASMAIAAHVVELLADGGLPVAGARDLEPVRMPNLGEAFPRPYRDAELIARDPEYGRIVCHCERVTRGEIRDALAATVPPGSPDGLRRRTRARGGRCQGFHCGAAVRALFEEARR; this comes from the coding sequence ATGACGGTCACCGTCGGCGGCGGACTGCCCGGCGGGCAGTACGACGTGACGGTCGTCGGGGCCGGCGTCGTGGGCTCGGCCGTCGCCCGCGAACTGGCCCGGCTCCCCCTGCGGATCGCGCTGGTCGACGCGGCCGACGACGTGGGCGAGGGCACCTCGAAGGCCAACACCGCCATTCTCCACACGGGTTTCGACGCCGTGCCCGGCTCGCTGGAGTCCCGGCTCGTCCGGGAGGGACAGCGGCTGCTCTCCGCCTACGCCGCCGAGAGCGGCATCCCGGTGGAGCCGCTCGGTGCGCTCCTCGTCGCCTGGGACGAGGAACAGCGGGCCGCGCTCGCGGGCCTCGCCGACAAGGCGGTCCGCAACGGCTACCGCGCGGCGCGCATCGCCCTGCCCGAGGAGGTGCGGGCCCGCGAACCGGAGCTGGGGCCCGGGGTGCTGGGGGCGCTCGACGTGCCGGGCGAGTCGGTGATCTGCCCCTGGACCACCACGCTCGCGTATGCGACGCAGGCGGTCCGCTCGGGCGTCGATCTGCACCTCAACTGCCGTGTACTGGACGCTATTTCGGGTGATGTGCACACGCTGACCACGAGCCGGGGGCCGCTGCGCACCCGGTACCTGGTCAATGCGGCGGGGCTCTACGCCGACGCGATCGATCGGCTGCTGGGCCACGCCGACTTCACCGTGACGCCCCGGCGCGGCCAGCTGATCGTCTTCGACGAATTCGCCCGCGGCCTGGTCCGGCACATCCTGCTGCCGGTACCGGGAGCCCTCGGCAAGGGGGTGCTCGTCTCGCCGACGGTGTACGGGAAGGTGATGCTCGGGCCGACCGCCGAGGACCTGGACGACAAGACGGACACCGGATCGACCGCCGCGGGTCTCGCCGTGCTGCGCGAGAAGGGCCGACGGATCCTGCCGGCCCTCCTGGACGAGGAGGTCACCGCCGTCTACGCCGGTCTGCGGGCCGCCACCGGTGACGAGGATTACGCGATCCGGTCCCATCCGGCGCAGCGGTACGTCACCGTGGGCGGGATCCGCTCGACGGGGCTGACGGCGTCGATGGCCATCGCCGCCCATGTGGTGGAACTGCTGGCCGACGGCGGTCTGCCGGTGGCGGGGGCCCGGGATCTGGAGCCGGTGCGGATGCCGAACCTGGGCGAGGCGTTCCCCCGGCCCTACCGCGACGCGGAGTTGATCGCGCGGGACCCGGAATACGGCCGGATCGTGTGCCACTGCGAGCGCGTGACCCGCGGGGAGATCCGCGACGCGCTGGCCGCGACCGTACCGCCCGGTTCGCCCGACGGGCTGCGGCGGCGCACCCGCGCGCGCGGCGGCCGCTGCCAGGGCTTCCACTGCGGGGCCGCCGTCCGCGCGTTGTTCGAGGAGGCCCGCCGGTGA
- a CDS encoding CsbD family protein produces MVDKGKMDQAKGKAKEAIGKVTGNDRMKAEGKTDQAKGKAKEEMGEVQERARGVRDSLQDKRDRT; encoded by the coding sequence GTGGTTGACAAGGGAAAGATGGACCAGGCCAAGGGCAAGGCCAAGGAGGCCATTGGCAAGGTCACCGGTAACGACCGGATGAAGGCCGAGGGAAAGACGGACCAGGCCAAGGGCAAGGCGAAGGAAGAGATGGGCGAGGTCCAGGAGCGTGCCCGCGGCGTCCGCGACTCCTTGCAGGACAAGCGGGACAGGACCTGA
- a CDS encoding NAD(P)/FAD-dependent oxidoreductase: MTRDRTVDVLVVGAGPAGLTLAARLAGAGAGRVEVLEREQDAGGAPRHCHHGGFGGLLRPWLAGPAYARLAVEAAVAAGATVRTGVTATGWAGPLSLETTSPAGLERITARAVVLATGARERPRSARLVPGSRPAGVLTTGELQQSVHLYGQEVGRRAVVVGAEPVARHAVRTLRRAGAEAVAQVTEHSRGIAVPGVPLLTATTVVELRGRGRLSGVAVRHEDGRSGVLACDTVVFTGDWIPDHELARRGGIALDPGTRGPCVDASFRTSAPGVFAVGNALHGVERAAAAAAEGAAASAAVLARLSGAPWPEPGPPLVVRAPLVWVSPNRLTGTAGRPLLLRSGEPLTGPVVTVAQDGRLLWRRRFPGRVPPWRSLRLPPGWTDRVDRGGGPVVVTAG, translated from the coding sequence GTGACACGCGACCGCACGGTCGACGTCCTGGTCGTCGGCGCCGGCCCCGCAGGGCTGACACTGGCCGCGCGCCTCGCGGGAGCGGGTGCGGGCCGCGTCGAGGTGCTGGAGCGCGAGCAGGACGCGGGCGGGGCGCCGCGCCACTGTCATCACGGCGGGTTCGGGGGGCTCCTGCGCCCCTGGCTCGCGGGGCCGGCGTACGCACGGCTGGCCGTGGAGGCGGCGGTGGCGGCCGGGGCCACGGTCCGTACGGGTGTCACCGCCACCGGCTGGGCCGGCCCCCTGTCGCTGGAGACCACGAGTCCGGCGGGCCTGGAGCGGATCACGGCCCGGGCCGTCGTCCTGGCCACGGGCGCCCGGGAGCGCCCCCGCAGCGCCCGGCTGGTGCCGGGCTCCCGGCCGGCGGGGGTGCTGACCACCGGGGAGCTGCAGCAGTCGGTCCACCTGTACGGACAGGAGGTGGGCCGGAGGGCGGTGGTGGTGGGCGCCGAGCCGGTGGCGCGCCACGCGGTACGCACGCTGCGCCGGGCCGGTGCGGAGGCGGTGGCCCAGGTCACCGAGCACTCCCGCGGTATCGCCGTACCGGGAGTACCGCTGCTCACGGCCACGACGGTGGTCGAACTGCGCGGCCGGGGACGCCTGTCGGGGGTGGCCGTGCGCCACGAGGACGGCCGTTCTGGGGTCCTCGCCTGCGACACGGTGGTCTTCACCGGCGACTGGATCCCCGACCACGAACTGGCGCGCCGGGGCGGCATCGCCCTGGACCCGGGGACGCGCGGTCCTTGCGTGGACGCGTCGTTCCGTACGTCGGCGCCTGGGGTCTTCGCGGTCGGCAACGCCCTGCACGGCGTCGAACGCGCAGCCGCCGCGGCCGCGGAGGGCGCCGCCGCGTCAGCTGCTGTCCTGGCCCGGCTTTCGGGTGCGCCCTGGCCGGAGCCCGGTCCGCCGCTGGTCGTCCGGGCCCCGCTGGTGTGGGTGTCGCCGAACCGGCTCACGGGGACCGCCGGGCGGCCGCTGCTGCTGCGGTCCGGGGAGCCGCTGACGGGGCCGGTGGTGACGGTCGCCCAGGACGGCCGGCTGCTGTGGCGGCGGCGGTTCCCGGGCCGGGTGCCACCGTGGCGATCGCTGCGGCTGCCGCCGGGGTGGACGGACCGTGTCGACCGGGGCGGCGGTCCGGTCGTGGTGACCGCCGGCTGA
- a CDS encoding FGGY family carbohydrate kinase, with translation MTGPVLAVDQGTSGTKALVVCPVRGVIGSGSAPVRPRYLPGGRVEVAPGELLDSVVEAGRAALAAAGEPVVAVGLANQGETVLAWDPASGEPLTDAIVWQDRRAEQLCTELAPHAPSLRETTGLPLDPYFAAPKMAWIRRHLTRRGVVTTSDVWLVHRLTGAFVTDAATAGRTQLLDLDTTRWSETALDAFGLAGERLPEVVDADTRVGTTTAFGPELPLTGLLVDQQAALLAQSVTEPGTAKCTYGTGAFLLAQTGPRPLRSSSGLVGCVAWRLAGRTSYCLDGQVYTAASAVRWLTDLGVISGAADIDTVGGSVPDAGGVTFVPALAGLAAPWWRGDLRGSVTGLGLDTTAGHLVRALCDGVAAQVAELADAVATDLGAPLAALRVDGGLTRSALLMQAQADLLGIPVEVSALPDVTALGVGAVARLGLDPSLTVAEAVPEWKPSAVYEPRAGAAQAAERRARFRSAVSALLGDGPA, from the coding sequence ATGACGGGCCCGGTGCTCGCTGTCGATCAAGGCACCTCGGGGACCAAGGCGCTGGTCGTCTGTCCGGTTCGCGGGGTCATCGGCTCCGGATCGGCTCCGGTACGCCCCCGCTACCTGCCGGGCGGCCGGGTCGAGGTCGCCCCCGGCGAGCTCCTGGACTCGGTGGTCGAAGCCGGACGCGCCGCGCTGGCGGCGGCCGGCGAACCCGTGGTGGCGGTGGGCCTCGCCAACCAGGGCGAGACCGTCCTCGCCTGGGATCCGGCGAGCGGCGAGCCCCTGACCGACGCGATCGTCTGGCAGGACCGGCGCGCCGAGCAGCTCTGCACCGAGCTGGCCCCGCACGCGCCGTCGCTGCGGGAGACGACCGGCCTGCCGCTCGATCCGTACTTCGCCGCGCCCAAGATGGCCTGGATACGCCGCCACCTGACCCGGCGGGGCGTCGTGACGACGAGCGACGTCTGGCTCGTGCACCGCCTCACCGGTGCGTTCGTCACGGACGCGGCGACCGCCGGGCGCACCCAGCTGCTCGACCTCGACACCACCCGCTGGTCGGAGACCGCACTCGACGCCTTCGGCCTCGCGGGTGAGCGGCTGCCTGAGGTGGTCGACGCGGACACCCGCGTCGGCACCACCACCGCGTTCGGACCCGAACTGCCGCTGACGGGGCTGCTCGTGGACCAGCAGGCCGCGCTGCTCGCCCAGAGCGTCACCGAGCCCGGCACCGCCAAGTGCACTTACGGCACGGGCGCGTTCCTGCTCGCACAGACCGGCCCGCGGCCCCTGCGCAGCTCCTCGGGACTGGTCGGCTGCGTGGCCTGGCGCCTCGCCGGCCGGACCAGCTACTGCCTGGACGGGCAGGTGTACACGGCCGCCTCCGCCGTGCGCTGGCTCACCGATCTCGGGGTGATCTCCGGCGCCGCCGACATCGACACCGTGGGCGGGAGCGTCCCGGACGCCGGCGGCGTCACCTTCGTTCCGGCGCTCGCCGGGCTCGCCGCTCCGTGGTGGCGGGGCGACCTGCGGGGCTCGGTCACCGGCCTGGGCCTCGACACCACCGCCGGGCATCTGGTGCGAGCCCTGTGCGACGGTGTCGCCGCCCAGGTGGCCGAACTCGCGGACGCGGTCGCCACCGACCTGGGCGCCCCGCTCGCCGCCCTGCGCGTCGACGGCGGGCTCACCCGCTCCGCGCTCCTCATGCAGGCCCAGGCCGATCTCCTCGGGATCCCCGTCGAGGTGTCGGCGCTGCCGGACGTCACCGCCCTCGGCGTCGGCGCCGTCGCCCGGCTCGGGCTCGATCCCTCGCTCACCGTCGCCGAGGCCGTCCCGGAGTGGAAGCCGTCCGCCGTCTACGAGCCGCGCGCCGGTGCGGCGCAGGCCGCGGAGCGCCGGGCTCGGTTCCGCTCCGCGGTGTCGGCCCTGCTGGGCGACGGACCGGCATGA